The following proteins are co-located in the Fusarium verticillioides 7600 chromosome 7, whole genome shotgun sequence genome:
- a CDS encoding hypothetical protein (At least one base has a quality score < 10) produces the protein MDPNLGFPCTADGEINGAFVTRPTYPQDDLAESRPRVAKACETCRRRKRKCDGSSPCSPCFKNNIDCVYVLERPKRKQKDSELVANLEDQVLSLKDYVRKLEAACGYTNLPNFAPSTLDEDFGTSTVPDDSQSSAINDVSSMMWRMNLHGSGETSFVGPSGSFCFPVSGHGIETQSTTTEAEESVQVLLDLFRQHINSVHHFVSPQVIETLKAPESLDGELLQASVLAAASLFADSHGQVYADRAEAIVMTCCRTIPNVLTIQALAILTWRELALENENNAWLYNSMAASLIVHLGLHVSSFENVMQIPVGPPSDIDKSVRVQTFWSVFLMDRISTSMLGRNCMIPWRRARATPYLKACSNPTTEDTVFDAHCQMWFIHDRYMDRIYSFEFGELEHFERHQLLSEARDHHMNFFRQMGRDLELRKNNMNPQVILLHMVYNMSLLLIHRPYLREPKDSPAHQLSIRTNMTSAHALVRLIRQYDKEAKIENAPFFAIHCVLTAAVSLLLNATSTNSTIRSQLWYTVSESASTHWTSMGRWTRARRGLLLLRELANRWKVVSALPMRHSVPLVAPTQETPQTDNSDLDWGMLFANLEEPLNLDTIDLSTPTGEWVFHESD, from the exons ATGGACCCAAACCTGGGATTTCCTTGCACGGCTGATGGGGAGATTAATGGCGCCTTTGTGACGCGACCGACATATCCCCAGGATGATCTAGCGGAATCTCGGCCCAGAGTCGCCAAAGCTTGTGAGACATGTCGGAGAAGGAAGCGCAAG TGCGATGGAAGCTCCCCGTGCTCGCCATGTTTTAAGAACAACATTGACTGCGTCTACGTCCTCGAAAGACCCAAGAG GAAGCAGAAAGACTCCGAGCTTGTAGCCAACCTTGAAGATCAGGTCCTTTCCCTCAAAGACTACGTACGGAAGCTTGAGGCTGCATGCGGATATACAAATCTCCCGAATTTCGCACCAAGCACCCTCGATGAAGACTTTGGTACTTCGACGGTCCCAGATGACAGCCAAAGCTCTGCCATCAATGATGTGAGCTCAATGATGTGGCGGATGAACCTTCACGGCAGTGGAGAGACATCCTTTGTTGGTCCATCCGGCAGCTTCTGTTTCCCCGTCAGTGGCCATGGCATCGAGACTCAGTCCACCACTactgaagcagaagagagCGTTCAAGTGTTACTCGACCTGTTCCGACAGCACATCAATTCCGTCCACCATTTTGTGTCTCCTCAAGTGATTGAGACGCTCAAAGCGCCAGAGAGTCTTGACGGCGAGCTGTTGCAAGCGTCAGTCCTGGCAGCAGCGAGTCTTTTCGCCGATTCACATGGCCAAGTGTATGCGGACCGAGCTGAGGCTATTGTGATGACGTGTTGCCGTACAATCCCCAACGTCCTGACAATACAGGCTCTAGCGATATTGACTTGGCGCGAGTTGGCACTGGAGAACGAGAACAATGCCTGGCTGTATAATT CTATGGCGGCGAGTCTTATCGTTCACCTCGGGCTGCACGTGAGCTCTTTCGAGAATGTCATGCAGATACCGGTCGGGCCGCCTTCAGACATCGACAAGAGCGTACGTGTACAGACGTTTTGGTCGGTCTTTTTGATGGACAG AATCTCCACGTCGATGCTTGGACGCAATTGCATGATTCCCTGGCGGAGAGCCCGAGCGACACCATACCTCAAAGCATGCAGCAACCCCACGACAGAGGACACCGTCTTTGATGCTCACTGCCAGATGTGGTTCATTCACGACCGATACATGGATAGAAT ATACTCCTTcgagtttggagagcttgagcatTTCGAAcgacatcaacttctctcgGAAGCCAGAGATCACCATATGAACTTCTTCCGCCAGATGGGCCGCGATCTTGAACTTCGAAAGAACAACATGAACCCCCAAGTCATCCTCCTTCACATGGTCTACAACATGTCGTTGCTGCTCATCCATCGACCATATCTCAGAGAACCAAAAGACAGTCCCGCCCACCAATTATCCATCCGAACAAACATGACCTCCGCTCACGCCCTCGTCAGATTGATCCGCCAATAcgacaaagaagccaagatcgagaacgCCCCGTTCTTTGCGATACACTGTGTCCTCACAGCCGCTGTgagcctgctgctgaacGCGACATCCACCAACTCGACCATTCGCAGCCAACTCTGGTACACCGTTTCCGAGTCTGCGTCGACGCATTGGACAAGTATGGGAAGATGGACAAGGGCGAGACGAGGTCTGTTGCTTCTCAGAGAGCTGGCCAACAGATGGAAGGTTGTTTCGGCGTTGCCCATGAGGCACAGTGTTCCTCTCGTCGCACCGACACAGGAGACTCCCCAGACCGACAACAGTGATCTAGATTGGGGGATGTTGTTTGCCAATCTCGAAGAGCCTCTCAATTTGGATACTATTGATCTATCAACGCCCACCGGAGAATGGGTATTTCACGAAAGCGACTAG
- a CDS encoding hypothetical protein (At least one base has a quality score < 10) — MAFGVLEINASEQPAGTVFLEDSQDGMHTILVPSPSNFPHDPLNMSRIRRELYFLTLLFGACVTGALGPVLVPAFGIVSQTFQTPLSKVALLNGSLILGLGVSSYFSAIISDLWGRRIIFVLTSILLVVSNIWAAVSQGYESFLAARVFQGLAMGPCFSLAGTSCVNDVFFLHQRGRRVGLWNFAVIVSVNIAPVISGYLIVDMGWRWAFWFLAVAFAVGLIMVVFFLPETKWDRDEVTSSVVGNEKTEKLALDVVDPVEAPVIAPWKKICGVQHLQFASAKELLPSLVSPILMLRHPVVVWGCIMWSITFTWVIVLGTVADQIFGAPPYNLDATQVGLVIGIAPLVGSALGTLLSGWMSDLAAHYMSAFNGGLYEPEFRLVVIVPPVITMAVGAFGLGDAIEHSRSTMVCCVFLALINFGVGAGCTGIVTYTNDVCMDRAGSAFGLAMLIKSSFAFGLTFMLNDYYATKGPMVFFSTWGGLTLGICLTTVPLYVFGKRIRSWMGLW, encoded by the exons ATGGCTTTCGGCGTCCTTGAAATTAATGCTTCTGAGCAGCCTGCTGGGACTGTCTTCCTTGAAGACTCCCAAGATGGCATGCACACAATCTTGGTGCCGTCACCCTCCAATTTTCCCCATGACCCTCTCAACATGTCGCGAATCCGAAGGGAGCTGTACTTCTTGACCCTCCTCTTTGGTGCCTGCGTGACTGGCGCGCTTGGTCCTGTCCTCGTCCCAGCTTTCGGCATTGTGTCGCAGACCTTTCAAACACCTCTCTCCAAAGTGGCCCTCCTCAACGGATCGCTCATTCTTGGTCTGGGCGTGAGCTCTTATTTCTCGGCAATCATTTCAGATCTCTGGGGTCGTAGAATCATTTTCGTCTTGACTTCAATCTTGCTGGTGGTCTCCAACATCTGGGCGGCTGTCTCGCAAGGATACGAGTCATTTCTGGCAGCCCGCGTCTTCCAGGGACTCGCCATGGGACCATGCTTTTCCCTGGCTGGTACGTCTTGCGTTAACGAcgtcttctttcttcaccaGAGAGGTCGAAGGGTCGGTCTGTGGAACTTTGCTGTCATTGTGTCTGTCAACATCGCCCCGGTCATCAGCGGCTATCTCATTGTCGACATGGGCTGGCGATGGGCCTTTTGGTTCCTTGCTGTCGCTTTCGCCGTGGGATTGATCATGGTGGTCTTTTTCCTCCCCGAGACCAAATGGGACAGGGATGAGGTAACATCGAGTGTTGTTGGAAATGAAAAGACTGAAAAACTTGCCCTGGATGTCGTGGACCCGGTCGAGGCACCAGTGATCGCtccatggaagaagatctgcGGAGTCCAGCATCTCCAATTCGCCAGCGCAAAAGAACTACTGCCCAGTCTCGTCAGCCCTATCCTCATGCTTCGACACCCTGTTGTCGTATGGGGGTGCATCATGTGGTCAATCACCTTTACCTGGGTCATTGTTCTGGGCACTGTAGCTGACCAAATCTTCGGCGCTCCACCATACAACCTCGACGCGACTCAGGTCGGACTCGTCATTGGCATCGCTCCTCTCGTTGGGTCTGCTCTGGGAACATTGCTCTCTGGTTGGATGTCTGATCTTGCCGCTCACTACATGTCCGCATTCAACGGAGGTCTGTACGAGCCTGAATTCCGACTCGTCGTCATTGTGCCCCCTGTAATCACCATGGCTGTCGGCGCTTTTGGCCTCGGCGATGCAATTGAACATTCGAGATCCACAATGGTCTGTTGCGTCTTTCTCgctctcatcaactttgGTGTAGGCGCAGGCTGTACAGGTATCGTCACGTATACCAATGATGTCTGTATGGATCGTGCAGGAAGCGCTTTTGGACTCGCAATG CTTATCAAGAGCTCCTTCGCATTCGGCCTCACCTTTATGCTCAACGATTATTATGCCACCAAAGGGCCGATGGTCTTTTTCAGTACCTGGGGAGGTTTGACATTGGGTATCTGTCTGACCACCGTTCCGCTGTATGTCTTTGGAAAGCGGATTCGAAGCTGGATGGGCTTGTGGTGA